From Algoriphagus sp. NG3, the proteins below share one genomic window:
- a CDS encoding gluconate 2-dehydrogenase subunit 3 family protein: MNRRKSLKILGGTAVGIAGLVLADWKWQLLDGMSHTGFFTAKEEELISAIADTIIPAGLPPKLPSPDAKSIGALSTGTDIYLMKLFEHCYEKEDQDQIKIQLSALHKKGFLKASKEEREAILLELSLSDSEADSSFFEMVKSECITGFTTAKEVMVDYGNYKVAPGFYQGCVDLPIQA; encoded by the coding sequence ATGAATCGAAGAAAATCCCTCAAAATTTTGGGCGGGACAGCCGTAGGAATTGCTGGGCTGGTGCTGGCAGACTGGAAGTGGCAGCTGCTAGATGGCATGAGCCACACAGGTTTTTTTACTGCAAAAGAGGAAGAGCTCATTTCTGCAATTGCTGACACTATTATTCCAGCAGGATTACCTCCCAAATTGCCCTCTCCGGACGCTAAGTCAATTGGAGCACTCAGCACAGGTACAGATATTTATCTGATGAAGCTTTTTGAGCATTGCTATGAAAAGGAAGATCAAGATCAAATTAAGATTCAGCTTTCGGCATTGCATAAGAAAGGCTTTCTGAAGGCTTCCAAAGAGGAGCGGGAGGCCATACTACTTGAGTTGTCTTTATCGGATAGTGAAGCCGACAGCTCGTTTTTTGAAATGGTGAAATCTGAATGCATTACCGGATTCACCACTGCCAAAGAAGTGATGGTGGATTATGGCAATTACAAAGTAGCTCCTGGATTTTATCAGGGATGTGTAGATCTTCCCATCCAAGCCTAA
- a CDS encoding glycoside hydrolase family 43 protein, translating to MKNLFNLVPACCAVMILASCGKTTETNETVTETEVIDSIASKYLSQPLISDHYTADPSAHVFEGKIYIYPSHDVESEVPEDDLGAHFNMMDYHVYSMDSPTSPIVDEGKVLGVDDIPWAKRQLWAPDAAEKEGKYYLYFPAKDENDIFKIGVAVGDSPTGPFTAQPEPIKGSYSIDPSVYEDTDGSYYMYFGGIWGGQLQKYRNNKFDDKGPAPTDGLPADDEAALGPIIAKMSGDMLQFAETPKEIKILDENGSPILNGDNDRRFFEAAWVHKYNGTYYLSYSTGDTHYIAYATSDNPYGPFTYQGVVLNPVDGWTNHHSIVEVDGEWYIFYHDTQLSGKTHLRNIKMAPLTHLADGSIETIDPVN from the coding sequence ATGAAAAACCTATTCAACCTAGTTCCGGCTTGTTGTGCCGTAATGATACTGGCTTCATGTGGCAAAACAACCGAAACGAACGAAACAGTCACAGAAACTGAGGTTATCGACAGCATCGCTTCCAAGTATCTTTCGCAGCCTTTGATTTCTGACCATTACACAGCGGATCCTTCAGCACATGTTTTTGAGGGAAAAATCTACATCTACCCTTCTCACGATGTGGAGTCCGAGGTGCCAGAAGATGATCTGGGAGCACATTTCAACATGATGGATTACCATGTTTACTCCATGGATTCCCCAACATCACCTATAGTGGATGAAGGAAAAGTCCTTGGTGTGGATGATATCCCTTGGGCAAAAAGACAACTTTGGGCACCTGATGCCGCTGAGAAGGAAGGAAAGTATTACCTCTATTTTCCAGCAAAGGATGAAAATGATATTTTCAAAATCGGAGTAGCTGTGGGCGACTCACCTACTGGCCCATTTACTGCGCAGCCTGAGCCTATCAAAGGAAGCTATAGCATAGATCCTTCCGTGTACGAAGATACTGACGGGTCTTACTACATGTATTTCGGTGGAATCTGGGGCGGTCAGTTGCAGAAGTACAGAAACAACAAATTTGATGATAAAGGCCCCGCCCCTACTGATGGTCTTCCGGCTGATGATGAAGCAGCTTTGGGGCCAATAATAGCAAAAATGAGCGGAGACATGCTCCAATTCGCTGAAACACCTAAGGAGATTAAAATCCTTGATGAAAATGGATCCCCTATTTTAAACGGGGATAATGACAGGAGATTTTTCGAAGCAGCATGGGTTCATAAATACAATGGCACCTACTACCTGTCCTATTCTACCGGCGATACGCATTACATCGCTTATGCCACAAGTGATAATCCATACGGGCCCTTTACCTACCAAGGTGTGGTGCTGAATCCCGTGGATGGATGGACAAACCATCACTCGATCGTGGAAGTGGACGGTGAATGGTATATTTTCTACCACGATACCCAGCTATCCGGTAAGACCCATCTGAGAAACATCAAAATGGCACCTTTAACACATTTGGCAGATGGTTCCATCGAAACAATTGACCCGGTTAACTAA
- a CDS encoding patatin-like phospholipase family protein, producing MLRISALFFFTLCYIGLVPALSQTANDVESKASTAKIGLVLSGGGAKGIAHVGILKSLEKAGIRPDYIVGTSMGAVVGGLYSLGYSADQLEEIIESIDWGLVISNRVSFKDIAFEEKEYYNRYLVEFPMVEGKIAFPSGLIEGQVLSDVLHYFTWPANSYGSFDEFPIPFRCVATDIRTGKAVVFDGGYLQDAIRASIAIPTAFTAFQLDSTSVVDGGVVNNFPVDVVREMGADIVIGVNVSFEDFQEIDELGGFGGILMQLAMAPSLSVTQAHIEATDIYIKPDLEGFSTGSFSAYRDILNMGIKTGEEFYSQFQHLADSLGRKHIVQGLKEANESVRLGELSIVGNRLFSTDLIRSKLDMKEGDQVNREELEAGVRRVFGMNGFYKVDYTLSKGLEDEYDMKIRIKEKPSTLLSTAIHYDDQFSAGVLLNLTARDVLGHNSRTVLLADVSENPKLRLDYYKYTGVNKDFAFNFRVNHLRQQLPIYENGEEEQVEIGRNTRVEMQVITTSSLKQAFYLGGVMDLNRSKYRFSVSEVENLKSAHQNFLGGRGQYYRNSQNDRNFPTKGAESLLQATLHFKDWLRVKLLPGVDSLNINSGAGPVQIPVRLLDDFVKEITPNPYLTVIGRYAKFLSLGSKWQLIPEIGGGIVFSGEGEEKIFSQNFVGGYQNIRFTDVRFRGLNYAEVQTSNYLKVGTDFQYIPFRKIYLRAGANVLGYSEHLPFHDPDFFNQVLQEDHYLGYGADISYQSILGPISAGLGSNSKDRKLRAYFSLGFSFNYSDR from the coding sequence ATGCTTAGGATTTCAGCACTTTTCTTTTTCACGTTATGCTATATTGGGTTGGTTCCTGCTCTTTCCCAGACAGCTAATGATGTGGAATCTAAGGCAAGTACAGCAAAGATCGGTTTGGTGCTCAGCGGGGGCGGGGCGAAGGGAATTGCACATGTAGGAATACTCAAATCTTTGGAGAAAGCAGGGATCAGACCGGATTATATTGTCGGTACCAGCATGGGGGCGGTAGTAGGCGGGCTCTACTCTTTAGGCTACAGTGCAGATCAACTTGAAGAGATCATCGAAAGTATAGATTGGGGACTTGTGATCAGTAACCGGGTAAGTTTCAAGGATATTGCTTTCGAGGAGAAAGAATACTACAACAGGTACTTAGTGGAATTCCCTATGGTAGAGGGGAAGATTGCTTTCCCCTCAGGCTTGATAGAAGGTCAGGTACTATCTGATGTGCTACACTATTTTACTTGGCCGGCAAATTCCTACGGAAGTTTTGATGAGTTCCCAATTCCTTTTCGCTGCGTGGCTACCGATATCAGAACCGGCAAAGCTGTGGTATTCGATGGTGGGTACCTTCAGGATGCCATCCGTGCTTCCATTGCGATTCCCACAGCTTTTACGGCTTTCCAGTTAGACAGCACATCAGTGGTAGATGGAGGGGTGGTGAATAATTTCCCGGTAGATGTCGTGCGGGAAATGGGGGCTGATATTGTTATCGGGGTGAATGTCAGCTTTGAGGATTTTCAGGAAATTGATGAGCTTGGTGGCTTTGGAGGTATTTTGATGCAGCTTGCTATGGCTCCGTCTCTGAGTGTGACACAAGCTCATATTGAGGCCACGGATATTTATATCAAGCCGGATCTAGAGGGTTTTTCTACGGGGAGTTTTTCAGCCTATCGTGATATATTGAACATGGGGATCAAGACTGGAGAGGAGTTCTATTCCCAGTTTCAGCATCTGGCAGATAGCCTTGGAAGAAAACACATTGTCCAAGGATTGAAAGAGGCTAATGAATCTGTAAGATTGGGAGAGCTTTCGATTGTAGGAAACCGGCTTTTTTCAACAGACTTAATCCGGTCTAAGTTGGATATGAAGGAAGGGGATCAGGTGAACAGGGAAGAACTGGAAGCCGGTGTGCGAAGGGTTTTTGGAATGAATGGATTTTATAAGGTGGATTATACCCTTTCAAAAGGCCTTGAGGATGAATATGATATGAAAATCCGGATCAAGGAAAAACCAAGTACTCTTTTAAGTACGGCTATACATTATGATGACCAGTTCTCCGCAGGAGTGCTCTTAAACCTTACGGCCAGAGATGTGCTGGGACATAATTCCCGTACAGTTTTGCTGGCCGATGTGTCTGAAAACCCTAAGCTGAGACTTGATTATTACAAATACACTGGAGTAAATAAGGATTTTGCTTTCAATTTCCGTGTAAATCACCTCAGGCAGCAGTTGCCGATCTATGAAAATGGAGAAGAAGAGCAGGTGGAAATAGGACGGAACACACGGGTTGAAATGCAGGTAATTACCACTTCTTCGCTAAAGCAGGCATTTTATCTGGGTGGTGTGATGGATCTTAACCGATCCAAATACAGATTTTCTGTGTCAGAGGTAGAGAATTTGAAAAGTGCACATCAAAATTTTTTAGGTGGTAGGGGACAATATTATAGGAATTCACAGAATGACCGTAATTTTCCCACAAAGGGAGCCGAGAGCCTGCTTCAGGCCACGCTGCATTTCAAAGACTGGCTTAGAGTTAAATTACTTCCTGGAGTGGATTCTTTAAACATCAATTCGGGTGCGGGCCCAGTACAAATTCCGGTTAGGTTATTGGATGACTTTGTAAAGGAAATCACCCCTAATCCCTATCTTACTGTTATCGGTAGGTACGCCAAGTTTCTTTCACTAGGATCCAAATGGCAATTAATACCGGAGATTGGAGGGGGAATAGTTTTTTCAGGTGAAGGAGAGGAAAAGATTTTTAGCCAAAACTTTGTTGGCGGCTATCAAAATATTCGATTCACAGATGTCCGATTTCGAGGGTTGAACTATGCGGAAGTGCAGACTAGTAATTATCTGAAGGTTGGAACGGATTTTCAGTATATCCCCTTTCGAAAGATCTACCTCAGGGCGGGCGCGAACGTGTTAGGGTACAGTGAGCACCTTCCCTTTCATGATCCGGATTTTTTCAATCAGGTATTGCAAGAAGACCATTACTTGGGCTATGGCGCAGATATATCCTATCAGTCCATTCTGGGACCTATCAGTGCAGGGTTAGGTTCTAATTCCAAAGACCGAAAACTCAGGGCTTATTTTTCGCTGGGTTTTTCATTTAATTACTCTGACCGATAA
- a CDS encoding c-type cytochrome, with protein MKKIFKILAYAIATVVLLAIIGIAFVNFTYPRVKPAPDLAIEKTSDRVARGAYLANHVTVCVDCHSIRDFSLFSGPIVPGTLGAGGDIFDQSMGFPGVFYAKNITPAGISGYTDGELYRLITTGVTNEGRAMFPLMPYSYYGKMDPEDIYDIIAYIRSLDPVINEVPESKADFPVNIILKTIPKDGSPTEKPEKSDQVAYGKYLTNAASCVECHTPINKQGVILPDKLYSGGREFAFPDGSVVRSSNLTQDAETGIGGWTEGMFVGKFKQYLDSGYQVPKVAPGEFNTIMPWMMYAGMEEDDLKAIYAYLKTIEPMPNNVVKFSPPVSSE; from the coding sequence ATGAAAAAGATTTTTAAAATACTTGCCTACGCTATAGCCACAGTGGTACTACTGGCTATCATTGGAATCGCATTTGTCAATTTCACCTATCCCAGGGTCAAACCTGCACCTGACCTTGCTATTGAAAAAACCTCTGACCGGGTAGCCAGAGGTGCATATCTGGCAAACCATGTGACTGTATGCGTGGATTGTCATTCTATCCGGGACTTCTCATTATTCTCAGGCCCTATTGTACCAGGTACACTAGGTGCGGGAGGAGACATCTTTGACCAAAGCATGGGATTCCCAGGAGTGTTTTATGCTAAAAATATTACCCCGGCAGGAATTTCAGGCTACACGGACGGGGAACTTTACAGGCTGATTACTACGGGTGTGACCAATGAGGGAAGGGCAATGTTTCCTCTTATGCCCTACTCTTATTATGGAAAAATGGATCCAGAAGACATCTATGACATCATAGCCTACATCCGAAGCTTAGATCCTGTAATAAACGAAGTGCCTGAGTCCAAGGCTGATTTCCCAGTGAACATCATCCTGAAAACCATCCCTAAAGACGGATCCCCTACCGAAAAGCCTGAGAAAAGCGATCAAGTAGCTTATGGGAAATATCTTACTAATGCAGCCTCCTGTGTAGAGTGCCATACTCCCATAAATAAGCAAGGCGTAATTTTACCTGACAAACTATATTCCGGCGGACGGGAATTTGCCTTTCCTGATGGATCGGTGGTACGCTCCTCAAATCTTACCCAAGATGCTGAGACTGGGATTGGAGGATGGACGGAGGGAATGTTTGTGGGGAAATTTAAGCAATACCTTGATTCAGGGTATCAAGTACCAAAAGTGGCTCCCGGAGAATTCAACACCATCATGCCTTGGATGATGTATGCCGGCATGGAAGAAGATGACCTCAAGGCCATTTATGCTTATCTGAAAACTATAGAACCGATGCCCAATAATGTAGTGAAATTCTCTCCTCCAGTGTCCTCTGAATAA
- a CDS encoding HYC_CC_PP family protein — protein MKSFISFLMLIFFLAGQINLTLSAHYCGDELKSTEVTIAPEKQECCGDEGRTIEPDCCSDEYAISESDDYFGKADFQAEISPEFILAYVLTIPGLQLEDIQLANFDYLFPKRPTLDLNILYQSFLI, from the coding sequence ATGAAATCGTTTATCTCATTCTTAATGCTGATTTTTTTCCTGGCAGGTCAGATCAATCTGACTTTGTCGGCGCATTATTGCGGAGATGAACTGAAGAGTACCGAGGTGACTATCGCTCCCGAAAAGCAAGAATGCTGCGGAGATGAGGGCCGAACTATTGAACCGGATTGCTGTTCTGACGAATACGCTATCTCAGAGTCTGATGATTATTTCGGGAAAGCGGATTTTCAAGCTGAAATTTCTCCGGAATTTATATTGGCCTATGTGCTGACTATTCCTGGCCTTCAGTTAGAAGATATTCAGCTTGCTAATTTCGATTATCTTTTTCCCAAAAGACCTACTCTTGATCTCAACATTCTCTATCAATCCTTCCTGATTTAA
- a CDS encoding TonB-dependent receptor plug domain-containing protein — translation MKSIILIIGCMIVSSLVLAQSKVHGIVQSASQEPLIGASIKVLDREYGAVSDVHGHFQLENILSTDRLIVSYLGYEADTITPEFDSPMVITLQESGEDLEGVTVRSRSESIVDEAPFLNILITESELQKAACCNLSESFETNASVDVSYADAVTGTKMIQMMGLDGRYVMISREGIPNIRGLNSRLGLTFVPGTWIQSIDVGKGAGTVINGYESMTGQINVDLFKPESMDKWYLNAYLNSFGRMEVNANHQLPINDKWSSGVLFHASQLASEIDGNDDGFMDLPKARQLNFLNRYKYEGDRLMAQIGVNLFMSDNAGGQKGFGFNSDLATSSMYGYQMDTRKAEVFGKLGMIYPDKPTQSWGFQYSLSYQDFNGGAGRRIYNGIEKTAYGNFIYQNIIGSSFHQYKTGASFLYDDFEESFDSNTATGLDTAMYRTEKVPGLFFEYNYIPNDKITFVAGARTDFHNLFGTYFTPRVHARWEFVPKWTLRGSVGKGYRTPNALMENSSVWISARELVFNAELKPEESWNSGISLAGSFTVYDRPLTIVADYFYTDFVNQLVYDQDVSSEFLVINNLHRGSFAKSFQIEASYPLTERLEAKAAYKHYEMMMTTNGMLQQIPLQSRDRFFMNLAYATNYDKWKADLTVNWNGPMRIPNTSESPVEFQQPEKSPDFFMVNAQVNRGFRWGSIYLGGENILNFKQSNPIIDPENPFGENFDASMTWGPIAGRVIYTGIRYKIN, via the coding sequence ATGAAATCAATAATCCTAATTATAGGATGCATGATTGTTTCTTCTTTGGTTTTGGCACAGAGTAAAGTCCATGGCATAGTACAGTCAGCATCCCAAGAGCCTCTAATCGGGGCAAGTATCAAAGTACTGGATAGAGAGTACGGAGCCGTCAGCGATGTGCATGGTCACTTTCAGCTAGAAAACATACTATCCACAGACCGTTTGATTGTGTCCTATCTGGGCTATGAAGCAGATACTATTACACCTGAATTTGACAGTCCAATGGTAATTACCCTTCAGGAAAGCGGAGAAGACCTGGAAGGAGTCACCGTACGTTCACGCTCCGAGTCAATAGTGGACGAGGCTCCATTCCTCAACATTCTTATCACAGAAAGTGAACTCCAAAAAGCTGCCTGCTGCAATCTGTCAGAGAGCTTTGAGACCAATGCTTCGGTAGATGTCTCCTATGCAGATGCTGTCACTGGCACCAAAATGATCCAAATGATGGGTTTGGATGGAAGATATGTGATGATCAGCAGGGAAGGAATCCCTAATATCCGAGGATTGAACTCCCGGCTTGGATTGACTTTTGTACCCGGAACCTGGATTCAGTCCATCGATGTGGGTAAAGGTGCCGGCACGGTAATCAATGGCTACGAATCCATGACCGGACAGATCAACGTGGATCTATTCAAGCCCGAATCAATGGACAAATGGTACTTGAACGCCTACTTGAATTCCTTTGGAAGAATGGAAGTCAATGCCAATCATCAACTTCCCATCAATGATAAGTGGAGCTCAGGTGTGTTGTTTCACGCCAGTCAGTTGGCTTCCGAGATCGACGGGAATGACGACGGCTTCATGGATCTTCCCAAAGCCCGCCAGTTGAATTTCCTCAATAGATACAAGTATGAGGGAGATCGCCTGATGGCTCAGATTGGCGTGAATTTATTTATGTCAGATAATGCCGGGGGGCAAAAAGGTTTCGGATTCAATTCTGATCTGGCTACAAGCAGTATGTATGGCTACCAAATGGACACCAGAAAAGCCGAAGTATTCGGTAAGCTGGGAATGATATATCCGGATAAACCGACCCAAAGCTGGGGGTTCCAATATTCCCTTTCCTACCAGGACTTCAATGGAGGTGCGGGAAGAAGAATTTATAACGGTATAGAAAAAACCGCCTATGGTAATTTCATCTATCAGAATATTATAGGTTCCAGTTTTCACCAATACAAGACAGGGGCTAGCTTTCTTTATGATGACTTTGAAGAGAGCTTTGACTCCAATACTGCGACAGGCCTTGATACAGCCATGTATAGAACTGAAAAAGTCCCTGGTCTTTTCTTTGAATACAATTATATCCCAAATGATAAAATCACTTTCGTAGCAGGCGCAAGGACGGATTTCCACAATCTCTTTGGCACCTATTTCACACCGAGAGTTCATGCCAGATGGGAATTCGTTCCAAAATGGACGTTGAGAGGATCAGTAGGAAAAGGATACAGAACACCAAATGCACTGATGGAAAACAGTTCTGTATGGATTTCCGCCAGAGAATTGGTTTTTAATGCAGAATTGAAGCCTGAGGAATCCTGGAATAGCGGCATAAGTTTGGCAGGTAGTTTCACAGTGTATGACCGACCGTTAACCATCGTCGCGGACTATTTCTATACGGACTTTGTTAATCAGTTGGTATATGACCAGGATGTAAGTTCAGAATTCCTAGTAATCAACAATCTCCACAGAGGATCTTTTGCTAAAAGTTTCCAGATTGAGGCCAGTTATCCACTGACGGAGAGGCTCGAAGCCAAGGCTGCTTACAAGCATTATGAGATGATGATGACTACCAATGGTATGCTCCAGCAAATACCTCTTCAGAGCAGGGATCGCTTCTTTATGAATCTGGCTTACGCTACAAACTATGACAAATGGAAAGCTGACCTGACAGTAAACTGGAATGGCCCTATGCGGATACCAAATACCAGCGAAAGCCCGGTGGAATTCCAACAGCCGGAAAAATCACCGGATTTCTTCATGGTGAATGCGCAGGTAAACCGTGGATTCCGCTGGGGAAGTATTTATTTGGGAGGTGAAAACATATTAAATTTCAAACAATCAAATCCAATCATAGACCCAGAGAACCCTTTTGGAGAAAACTTCGATGCCTCCATGACTTGGGGGCCTATCGCAGGAAGAGTCATTTACACTGGAATCAGATATAAAATAAACTAA
- a CDS encoding heavy-metal-associated domain-containing protein produces the protein MKKLILTLFIATFALAAHAQVKTIGIKTSAICEMCKATLEKDLTFEKGVKSVNLDLDTKVLNIAYLDSKTDPNKLRKRITMVGYHADSMKRDPKAYAKLDDCCKDGAHDHDSPKKKDN, from the coding sequence ATGAAAAAGCTAATTTTAACCCTCTTTATCGCAACGTTCGCTCTTGCGGCTCATGCACAGGTGAAAACAATCGGGATCAAAACATCCGCAATTTGTGAGATGTGCAAAGCAACCTTGGAAAAGGATCTCACCTTCGAAAAAGGGGTGAAATCCGTAAACCTAGACCTAGATACCAAGGTACTGAACATAGCCTATCTGGACTCTAAAACGGATCCAAACAAACTCCGAAAGCGGATCACCATGGTAGGCTATCATGCTGACTCTATGAAAAGAGACCCAAAAGCATATGCCAAACTGGATGACTGCTGTAAAGACGGCGCCCATGACCATGACAGCCCAAAGAAAAAAGATAATTAA
- a CDS encoding addiction module protein, with the protein MKIRSSIQEWQKVEVDKRISAIRSGKIEIENWEDVKKEIFHKK; encoded by the coding sequence ATGAAAATCAGATCAAGTATACAAGAATGGCAAAAAGTGGAAGTAGATAAAAGGATCTCAGCAATCAGAAGTGGCAAAATTGAGATTGAAAATTGGGAAGATGTAAAAAAGGAAATTTTTCATAAAAAATGA
- a CDS encoding DeoR/GlpR family DNA-binding transcription regulator produces the protein MLKEERQKYILDQVHLHHRVLLNDLAESLNVSIDTVRRDVKELDKEEKLKKVHGGATSFGFMTFTKDDGNIYLKSKKISIAEKTIALLTDGQVILMSGGTTNMEVAKLIPKKLELTVFTPSLHVAMALLDHENVEVIFLGGKLLHDAKFAVGGTVVNSLSQLRVDLCILGTGYLDAQFGLTEFDWEVIQVKQAMIRAAKKTIILTVSDKLHSVQKFKTCDMTAVHTLVTELDPSDPMLDAFRSFDLVLV, from the coding sequence ATGCTAAAAGAAGAGAGGCAAAAATATATTTTAGATCAGGTTCACCTGCATCACAGAGTTTTACTGAACGATCTGGCAGAATCTCTTAATGTGTCCATAGATACCGTAAGGCGGGATGTAAAAGAATTGGACAAAGAGGAGAAACTCAAAAAGGTCCATGGTGGAGCGACATCCTTTGGTTTTATGACATTTACCAAGGATGATGGGAATATTTACCTGAAGTCTAAGAAAATCTCTATAGCTGAAAAGACAATAGCTCTGCTTACTGATGGTCAGGTCATCCTGATGAGTGGAGGCACTACGAATATGGAAGTGGCAAAGTTGATCCCAAAGAAGTTGGAACTAACGGTTTTTACACCCAGCCTTCACGTGGCTATGGCCTTGCTGGATCATGAAAACGTAGAGGTGATTTTTCTTGGAGGAAAGCTGCTGCATGATGCAAAATTTGCAGTTGGGGGAACAGTGGTGAATTCCTTGTCACAGCTTCGGGTGGATTTGTGCATACTAGGAACAGGATATCTGGATGCGCAGTTTGGTCTGACAGAGTTTGACTGGGAAGTTATCCAAGTAAAGCAGGCGATGATCAGGGCAGCAAAGAAGACGATCATTCTGACGGTTTCTGATAAGCTGCATTCTGTGCAAAAATTCAAGACCTGTGATATGACGGCAGTTCATACCTTGGTGACAGAATTAGACCCTTCGGATCCAATGCTGGATGCGTTTCGGTCGTTTGATTTGGTGTTGGTGTGA
- a CDS encoding peptidoglycan recognition family protein, with protein MKLNSHPLHWHRITLLILLLCQGACSPKSTFRIIEKPITWTSEREALSVKYLKERHGIDQETASIDPKMVVIHWTAIHTIEVTFDVFDPPTLEGRDDLTGASLLNVSSQFLIDRDGTIFRLLPDTTFARHTIGLNYLAIGVENIGSDKMPLTKQQLKANEELVRYLKRKYDIEYVIGHHEYQNFQATELWKEADPDYRTIKTDPGDAFMKKLRKNLEDLNLKSIPTL; from the coding sequence ATGAAATTGAATTCACATCCACTCCATTGGCACCGCATTACGCTCTTGATACTTTTGCTTTGTCAAGGTGCCTGCAGCCCTAAATCCACTTTCCGGATTATCGAAAAGCCAATCACGTGGACTAGTGAAAGGGAAGCCCTTTCGGTAAAATACCTAAAGGAAAGGCATGGAATTGATCAGGAGACTGCTTCCATCGACCCCAAAATGGTGGTGATTCATTGGACGGCAATCCATACAATAGAGGTTACATTTGATGTGTTTGACCCACCTACTTTAGAAGGAAGGGATGATCTGACAGGAGCCAGCTTATTAAATGTTTCCAGCCAATTCTTAATAGATAGAGACGGCACGATTTTTAGACTATTGCCGGACACAACCTTCGCCAGACACACCATCGGCTTGAATTACTTAGCCATCGGTGTAGAAAACATAGGCAGTGATAAAATGCCGTTGACTAAACAGCAGCTGAAAGCCAACGAAGAGCTTGTTAGATATTTAAAAAGAAAATATGATATTGAGTATGTCATAGGCCATCATGAGTACCAAAATTTTCAAGCCACTGAGCTGTGGAAAGAAGCAGACCCGGACTATCGTACCATAAAAACCGACCCTGGGGATGCCTTCATGAAAAAACTCCGGAAAAATCTGGAAGATTTAAATTTAAAATCTATCCCAACGCTTTGA